A stretch of the Nothobranchius furzeri strain GRZ-AD chromosome 5, NfurGRZ-RIMD1, whole genome shotgun sequence genome encodes the following:
- the LOC139069834 gene encoding microtubule cross-linking factor 3-like codes for MMNPSSADSSRQPDHSSRKQQRSSSPAGLKETGSKSAQKGSSSAKLKQGGEGGGGRNSRGHSPVSIGRERQAGGSAPVRGAAAVQHAGAESPTLSRAAAAVPAALDPPRPVTEASTPSRADPSRVVSDQPCASKSPKLRSKKPKGEEAAAVTSKKSSKSTVGCGPGFWKEGCLQSELIQFHLNKSLGKKGTKMQAKSTSPPTSEPELSPEPDSPQRAPRSDQRLQDEIERLEDENEDLKNEIEEMRTEMDEMRDTFYEEDACQLQDMRRELERANKNCRILQYRLKKAERKRLRFTETGQEDGELLRSLEQDLKVAKDVSVRLHHELETVEEKRMKTEEENEKLRQQLIEVEVNKQALHNELEKAKELSLKRKGNKDGQKTERKAQQTPVEEENEDLKCQLAFIKEEAILMRKKMAKIDKEKDRLEQELQKYRSFYGDVDSPLPKGEAGGPPTTRESELKLRLRLVEEEANILGRKIVELEVENRGLKAELDDMREDSLAAAGVDGSGSGVHQSREHGEALSELRLQLQLVEDEAELLRRNLADVEDENKKVTTELNKLKYKAGSHEAGSRHGGGGGDATKVEALQEELKAARMQINELSGKVMQLQYENRVLLSNMQRYDLASHLGIRGSPRDSDAESDGGREDDMPSASAVSPCLLPPHRKREGPIGGESDSDEKPEGPATNDRHPH; via the exons ATGATGAACCCATCCTCTGCCGACTCATCTCGGCAGCCAGATCATAGCAGCCGCAAGCAGCAGCGATCGTCATCCCCAGCGGGTCTCAAAGAAACCGGATCTAAATCTGCACAGAAAGGCAGCAGTTCAGCCAAGCTCAAGcagggaggagaaggaggaggagggagaaacagccgggGTCATTCCCCCGTTTCCATCGGCAGGGAGCGGCAGGCTGGAGGCAGTGCTCCCGTCAGAGGAGCGGCTGCTGTCCAGCATGCTGGTGCTGAAAGCCCGACGTTGAGCAGGGCCGCGGCCGCTGTACCGGCAGCATTAGACCCTCCCCGTCCTGTCACAGAGGCTTCCACCCCCTCAAGAGCTGATCCGAGTCGCGTCGTCTCAGACCAACCGTGCGCTTCCAAATCCCCCAAACTGAGAAGCAAAAAGCCCAAAGGAGAGGAAGCTGCAGCGGTCACGAGCAAGAAGAGTTCCAAAAGTACAGTGGGCTGTGGACCCGGCTTCTGGAAGGAGGGATGCTTGCAGTCAGAACTGATACAGTTCCATCTGAATAAGAGCCTGGGCAAGAAAGGGACAAAGATGCAGGCGAAGTCAACGTCTCCACCCACATCAGAGCCGGAACTGTCCCCAGAACCAGACAGTCCACAACGGGCTCCACGCTCAGACCAGAGGCTGCAGGACGAGATCGAGAGGCTGGAGGACGAAAATGAGGATCTAAAG AATGAAATCGAAGAGATGCGAACAGAGATGGATGAGATGCGAGACACTTTCTACGAAGAGGATGCTTGTCAGCTGCAGGACATGCGCAGAGAGCTGGAGAGAGCCAATAAGAACTGTCGGATTCTCCAGTACCGGCTCAAGAAGGCAGAGAGAAAGAGGCTCAGGTTCACTGAAACGGGCCAAGAGGATGGAGAGCTGCTCAGAAGTCTGGAGCAGGACCTGAAG GTGGCAAAGGATGTGTCAGTGCGCTTGCACCATGAGCTGGAGACTGTGGAGGAGAAAAGGATGAAGACGGAGGAGGAGAACGAGAAGCTGAGGCAGCAGCTGATAGAAGTGGAAGTCAACAAACAAGCCCTGCATAACGAACTGGAGAAAGCCAAAGAG CTCTCATTGAAAAGAAAGGGAAACAAGGATGGCCAGAAAACAGAGAGAAAGGCCCAACAAACCCCGGTCGAG GAAGAAAACGAGGACCTAAAGTGTCAGCTGGCCTTCATCAAGGAGGAAGCCATCCTGATGAGGAAAAAGATGGCAAAAATTGATAAGGAGAAGGATCGACTGGAGCAGGAGCTGCAGAAGTACCGCTCCTTCTACGGGGACGTGGACAGCCCTCTGCCCAAAGGCGAGGCCGGAGGGCCTCCCACCACCCGTGAGTCAGAGCTGAAGCTCCGGCTGCGtctggtggaggaggaggccAACATCTTGGGGAGGAAGATAGTGGAGCTGGAGGTGGAGAACAGGGGCCTGAAGGCCGAACTGGATGACATGAGGGAGGACAG TCTGGCAGCAGCAGGAGTGGACGGCTCCGGCAGCGGGGTTCATCAGAGCAGGGAGCACGGGGAGGCCCTGTCTGAACTgaggctgcagctgcagctggtggAAGACGAGGCAGAACTCCTTCGGCGAAATTTAGCAGATGTAGAAGATGAGAACAAAAAG GTGACAACGGAGCTCAATAAGCTGAAATACAAGGCTGGGTCCCATGAAGCTGGATCAAGACACGGCGGAG GAGGAGGTGACGCGACTAAGGTGGAGGCCCTCCAGGAGGAGCTGAAAGCAGCTCGCATGCAGATCAATGAGCTGAGCGGCAAAGTCATGCAGCTCCAGTACGAGAATCGTGTTCTGCTCTCCAACATGCAGCGTTACGACCTGGCCTCCCACCTGGGCATCCGCGGCAGCCCCCGGGACAGTGACGCGGAGAGTGATGGGGGACGGGAAGACGACATGCCTTCAGCCTCAGCCGTCTCTCCCTGCCTCCTCCCACCCCATCGCAAGCGTGAGGGTCCCATTGGAGGGGAGAGTGACTCGGATGAG AAGCCTGAGGGACCGGCAACAAATGATAGACATCCGCATTGA